The stretch of DNA AGCATGTGCCCATGGCGGTGGAAAAGCTGGTCGGCAAGACCAAGTTCGTCGCGACTAAGATCTTGGGCTCGCCGCAGGGAACGCCGCCTTTCTATCGGATCGCAGAGATTCACTTCCCGTCGCGACAAGCGCTCGAAGCCTGTGCGGCTACCCCGGGTGCGCAGGAGACAGTGGCCCACGCCATAAGGATTTCCACGGGAGGAGCTCCCATAATTATGATCGCGGAAGAGGAGACCTTTACCTTC from Terriglobales bacterium encodes:
- a CDS encoding EthD family reductase, coding for MAAVKLLVLYPRPKDIEAFETLYQKEHVPMAVEKLVGKTKFVATKILGSPQGTPPFYRIAEIHFPSRQALEACAATPGAQETVAHAIRISTGGAPIIMIAEEETFTF